One genomic region from Argentina anserina chromosome 2, drPotAnse1.1, whole genome shotgun sequence encodes:
- the LOC126784895 gene encoding exopolygalacturonase-like: MSMGLRSPYIVTARRLVAIILVGLVFLACASDGASRGHLLRAGAPRRSLTDTTNRKVFDVTAFGAKPESGDSKGRKMGELPGGGDPTKQVPVGDNGKDDGPNPDGNNDTGVAFIKTWVAACRGEYKGPAKVLIPKGTFLTGPMVFQGPCTSSKDIVVEIQGEVKATTDLSDYPSPEWIQFESIDGLIVTGDGVVNGQGEKTWNGNGCDKDDCPHAPSSLKFIKVKNALIEGITSLNSKYFHYHVTDCSGVTLDRVHITAPGDSPNTDGCHISDSDNVKVINSVIATGDDCVSIGQGARQITVNNVTCGPGHGISVGSLGKYKNEQPVVGVNVTNCRLSNTTNGARIKTWANENGGEASGIVFDNLVLDHVKAPIVIDQHYGMKKDPVINSNNPNAGAQSLYKLRDIHFRNIKGTSSQNVAVSLACSAKNPCDGVELNNIDIAFGGAATNKNTGIASECYNAKVTTKGTINPAAPACK; this comes from the exons ATGTCTATGGGATTAAGATCGCCGTACATAGTTACCGCAAGGAGATTAGTTGCTATTATTCTCGTAGGTTTAGTCTTTCTCGCTTGCGCGTCCGATGGTGCATCCCGTGGACATCTTTTGAGGGCTGGTGCACCCCGTCGGAGCCTCACTGATACTACGAACCGAAAAGTATTCGATGTCACAGCTTTCGGTGCCAAGCCTGAATCTGGCGATTCAAAAGGACGCAAAATGGGAGAGCTTCCCGGCGGTGGAGATCCAACTAAACAAGTCCCCGTCGGTGATAATGGGAAAGATGACGGCCCGAATCCTGATGGCAACAATGATACTGGAGTG GCATTCATTAAGACGTGGGTGGCCGCATGCAGAGGAGAGTACAAAGGTCCGGCAAAGGTTCTTATTCCAAAGGGCACATTTTTGACTGGACCTATGGTGTTCCAAGGCCCCTGCACCAGCTCGAAGGACATCGTGGTGGAAATTCAGGGAGAAGTGAAAGCCACAACCGATCTGAGCGATTATCCCTCCCCTGAATGGATCCAGTTCGAAAGTATCGACGGTTTGATTGTCACCGGTGACGGAGTTGTCAATGGCCAAGGCGAGAAGACATGGAATGGAAATGGCTGCGATAAGGACGACTGCCCCCATGCCCCATCC AGCTTGAAATTTATAAAGGTTAAGAATGCACTTATAGAGGGAATCACATCCTTGAACAGCAAGTACTTCCATTACCACGTCACTGACTGCAGCGGCGTTACCCTGGACCGTGTGCACATCACTGCTCCTGGTGATAGCCCTAACACTGACGGCTGCCACATCAGTGATTCCGACAATGTCAAAGTGATCAACAGCGTTATTGCAACCGGAGACGATTGTGTTTCCATCGGGCAGGGCGCCCGCCAAATCACCGTCAACAACGTTACTTGCGGCCCTGGCCATGGCATCAG TGTTGGAAGTCTTGGAAAGTATAAGAACGAACAACCCGTGGTTGGTGTCAATGTGACCAACTGCAGATTGTCGAACACAACCAACGGTGCCAGAATCAAAACTTGGGCCAATGAAAACGGAGGAGAAGCAAGCGGAATTGTATTCGATAACCTTGTCTTGGACCATGTAAAAGCTCCAATCGTCATCGATCAACACTATGGAATGAAGAAAGATCCGGTAATTAATTCA AATAATCCAAACGCCGGAGCGCAATCCCTATATAAGCTCCGTGATATCCACTTCAGAAACATAAAGGGCACCTCGTCGCAAAACGTTGCCGTGTCACTAGCTTGTAGCGCTAAAAACCCTTGTGACGGGGTTGAGTTGAACAACATCGACATTGCCTTCGGAGGCGCTGCTACCAACAAAAACACGGGCATCGCATCAGAATGTTACAACGCAAAGGTTACTACTAAGGGCACAATTAATCCAGCAGCACCGGCTTGCAAATGA
- the LOC126784752 gene encoding probable receptor-like protein kinase At1g80640 encodes MSDQVHQDEEIYQKASIQALSKGPSSLQSHSNGPWRELSEGADCMLGLPKELSWEMVDELTQGFRTRIPAYENGDYLAYEGLRPVNGTKVTVKRYTGEWRTMLEREKKAAVSMHHKNILRLTAFYDGEVTAVLVFPLTIRGTLHTNLYGSMGNLKLKFQQKLKIAIDIARGLRYMHEECPQGPVIHGNLLITNIFLRNDLSPMISGFGRAKWLHLKQAKPISNENQRPSLRDYLDHDAIALVKSDVLSYGVLLLRLFCKSSALQDDKTLIEWARPKVMKRAFHELLDEDWEDADMHEMFKVMCSAFQCTMSSPDMRPCMSAVISYLKGENLMVMQTSPSFD; translated from the exons ATGTCTGATCAGGTTCACCAGGATGAAGAAATTTACCAGAAGGCTTCGATACAGGCACTCTCAAAAGGTCCTTCCTCTCTGCAAAGCCATAGTAATGGTCCATGGAGAGAATTATCTGAGGGGGCTGATTGTATGCTAGGGCTACCAAAAGAGCTGAGCTGGGAAATGGTGGACGAGCTGACACAGGGATTCAGGACTAGAATTCCGGCCTATGAGAATGGCGATTACTTGGCGTACGAGGGATTGCGACCTGTTAATGGCACCAAGGTGACGGTAAAGAGATACACCGGAGAGTGGCGTACTATGcttgaaagagaaaagaaagcagCCGTGTCTATGCACCACAAAAATATACTTCGGCTGACTGCTTTCTACGATGGTGAAGTGACTGCTGTCCTGGTATTTCCGTTAACAATAAGAGGGACTTTACACACAAATCTCTACG GATCAATGGGGAacttaaaattgaaatttcaacaaaaattGAAGATAGCAATAGACATTGCTCGAGGACTTCGATATATGCATGAAGAATGTCCCCAGGGTCCCGTAATCCATGGCAATTTGCTCATCACCAACATTTTTCTGAGAAATGATTTAAGCCCGATG ATCTCTGGTTTTGGACGAGCCAAATGGCTTCATCTTAAGCAAGCAAAGCCAATATCCAACGAAAACCAAAG GCCCTCACTTCGGGATTATTTGGACCACGACGCGATCGCCCTAGTGAAATCTGACGTTCTCTCCTATGGAGTCTTGCTGCTGAGGCTCTTCTGCAAAAGTTCTGCGCTACAGGACGACAAAACTCTAATCGAATGG GCTCGTCCAAAGGTGATGAAAAGAGCGTTTCATGAATTATTGGATGAAGATTGGGAAGACGCAGACATGCATGAAATGTTTAAAGTCATGTGCAGCGCCTTTCAGTGCACAATGTCTAGTCCAGATATGAGACCATGCATGAGCGCG GTTATATCTTATCTCAAAGGGGAGAATCTGATGGTGATGCAAACATCTCCATCATTTGATTAG